GTGCCGGAGGTGGCGCCGGCGGATCGGCCGTGATGATGGGTCGGTCGACGATCGCGCTCGGCACCATTTCTGGCGCTTTCTGCTGCACGGTTTCCGCGACAGCGCTCAACGCGAAGCGGCCCGCGGCGGCGCACAGCAGCAAGGCCGCGCTCAACCGAGCGACGGCAGCAGCGCGCGACACGGCTGCACGGATCATCCCGCCACCCGCAACACCTCCGCCAGGGAAGTTTCGCCGGCTCGCGCCAACCGGAGCCCATCTCGCAGCAGCCCGGTCATGCCCTCTGCCTGCGCGACAGCCTCGATTTCGGCCGTTGGCAGGCGATCGTGCACGGCTTTGCGCAGTGCCTCGTTCATGCTCAAGAGTTCCGCGATGGGCGCGCGTCCGACGAAGCCCTGATCGTCGCAAAAGTCACATCCGACCGGCTCGTAGTAGTCACCCGGGGGCACCACCACCGCGGACTGCGCAAAGCGGTCGACGATCATGGGCTCTGGCGCCGCCTGGCGTCGACACGCGGTGCAGAGAGTCCGCAGCAAGCGCTGGGAAAGACAGCCCGCGGTCGCACTCGCCAACACGAAGGGTTCGACGCCAATGTCGATCAACCGGGCAAACACGCCAGCTGCGCTGTTGCCATGCACCGTGGTCAAGATC
This genomic stretch from Polyangiaceae bacterium harbors:
- a CDS encoding ATPase, T2SS/T4P/T4SS family → KTTTLYACLKHIAKTRSKTTALVTLEDPIELELPFATQTQMNPKAGMTFASVLRSVLRQDPNVLMVGEIRDKETAEIAMQAGLTGHLILTTVHGNSAAGVFARLIDIGVEPFVLASATAGCLSQRLLRTLCTACRRQAAPEPMIVDRFAQSAVVVPPGDYYEPVGCDFCDDQGFVGRAPIAELLSMNEALRKAVHDRLPTAEIEAVAQAEGMTGLLRDGLRLARAGETSLAEVLRVAG